In a single window of the Mesorhizobium shangrilense genome:
- a CDS encoding CaiB/BaiF CoA transferase family protein, which translates to MNTQGPLAGIRVVEFAALGPVPFCGMLLADLGAEVLRIDRPGTPERPSDILARGKSSMILDLKTQAGREQALEAAAHADVLMEGLRPGAMERLGLGPDTVLVKAPHLVYTRVTGWGQGGPLAHTAGHDINYIAVAGALGAFGPDGAPPVAPINLVGDFGGGALYAAFGILSALLERQRSGMGQVIDVAMVDGTASMLAMLLSHHQGARTGTGTRRGQYFLDGSAPYYRSYVCADGRWIALGAIEPQFWSTFAGKLGLESVPSQAPEDWQQVTGLLVETFRTRTRDEWIAIFDGSDACVSPVLDVDELAGFDHLKARETYVTRDKLFQPSAAPRFSRTPGAIHGGPAHPGAGGRQLLDNWIARLNSVASSKT; encoded by the coding sequence ATGAATACGCAGGGCCCTCTGGCGGGAATCCGTGTCGTCGAGTTCGCAGCCCTCGGGCCGGTGCCATTCTGCGGCATGCTGCTTGCGGACCTCGGCGCTGAAGTGTTGCGCATCGACCGGCCGGGCACGCCGGAAAGACCGTCGGACATCCTGGCGCGAGGCAAGTCGTCCATGATCCTCGACCTCAAGACACAGGCCGGCAGGGAGCAGGCTCTTGAGGCGGCTGCCCACGCCGATGTCCTGATGGAAGGACTTCGCCCCGGCGCGATGGAACGACTGGGCCTCGGCCCCGACACCGTCCTCGTCAAAGCGCCGCATCTTGTCTACACGCGCGTGACCGGATGGGGACAAGGCGGCCCGCTTGCCCACACTGCGGGCCACGATATCAACTACATCGCCGTCGCCGGCGCCCTCGGCGCGTTCGGGCCGGACGGAGCCCCGCCTGTCGCGCCTATCAATCTCGTCGGCGACTTCGGCGGTGGCGCCCTCTATGCGGCATTCGGCATCCTCAGCGCGCTGCTCGAGCGGCAGCGCTCTGGTATGGGGCAGGTCATCGACGTAGCGATGGTGGATGGAACCGCGAGCATGCTCGCGATGCTCCTGTCGCATCATCAGGGCGCGCGGACCGGCACCGGGACGCGGCGCGGCCAGTACTTTCTCGACGGCAGCGCTCCGTACTATCGAAGCTACGTCTGCGCGGACGGAAGGTGGATCGCTCTCGGCGCCATCGAACCGCAGTTCTGGTCGACTTTCGCAGGCAAGCTCGGCCTCGAGAGCGTGCCCAGCCAGGCGCCTGAGGACTGGCAGCAGGTGACTGGGCTTCTCGTCGAAACGTTTCGGACGCGAACGCGTGACGAGTGGATCGCGATATTCGACGGCTCCGACGCTTGCGTGAGCCCGGTCCTCGACGTCGATGAACTCGCGGGCTTCGATCATCTCAAGGCGCGCGAGACCTATGTCACTAGGGACAAGCTCTTCCAGCCATCGGCGGCGCCGCGCTTTTCCCGCACTCCCGGCGCCATCCACGGCGGGCCGGCACACCCGGGTGCAGGTGGAAGACAACTCCTGGACAACTGGATCGCGCGGCTGAACTCCGTCGCATCGTCAAAGACATAG
- a CDS encoding acyl-CoA dehydrogenase family protein: MTTHTTGNSELLQGLRSYVRGRLVPLESEVAEQDRVGHDVIAEMREMGLFGLTVPEAYGGLGLPLSQEIELVYELTWASLAFRSVVAMNIGIGAKAIAEDGTEEQKREWLPRIASGETITSFCLTEPSSGSDSASLKLNAAAVEGGYRLTGSKRFISNAPLAGLFIVMARTNASPLPRNAHVSAFLVPAGTPGVTVGPRDKKMGQSGAATADVYFDDVFVPAQNIIGGIPGRGFSTAMKALDRGRIAVAAACVGQARRILHEALTYAETREQFGQKISQFQLVQAMLADSQAELYATECMVADTARRYDNSETVAKQASCCKMYASEMVGRVADRAVQIFGGAGYLRDSGIERFYRDVRVMRIYEGTTQIQQLVIARAMLREHAGMVAQ, encoded by the coding sequence ATGACAACGCACACGACCGGCAACTCGGAACTTCTCCAAGGATTGAGATCGTATGTTCGTGGCAGGCTGGTGCCACTGGAGTCCGAGGTAGCGGAACAGGACCGTGTCGGCCACGACGTGATAGCCGAGATGCGGGAGATGGGCCTTTTCGGCCTGACCGTCCCTGAGGCGTATGGGGGGCTGGGCCTGCCCCTCTCGCAGGAAATCGAGCTGGTCTATGAACTGACTTGGGCGTCCCTTGCTTTCCGATCTGTGGTGGCGATGAACATCGGGATTGGCGCCAAGGCGATCGCCGAGGACGGCACCGAGGAGCAGAAGCGTGAATGGCTGCCCCGCATCGCGAGCGGCGAGACGATCACCTCCTTCTGTCTGACCGAGCCGTCATCCGGCTCCGACAGCGCCTCGCTGAAGCTGAATGCTGCCGCGGTCGAAGGCGGCTATCGCCTTACCGGCAGCAAGCGGTTCATCAGCAATGCGCCGCTGGCAGGGCTGTTCATCGTCATGGCCCGCACCAACGCGTCTCCCCTGCCCCGCAACGCGCATGTGTCGGCCTTCCTGGTACCGGCGGGAACCCCGGGCGTCACAGTCGGCCCGCGTGACAAGAAGATGGGGCAAAGCGGCGCGGCGACCGCGGACGTCTACTTCGACGATGTCTTTGTTCCAGCCCAAAACATCATCGGCGGCATCCCCGGACGAGGCTTCTCGACCGCCATGAAGGCCCTGGATCGCGGCAGGATCGCGGTCGCGGCGGCGTGTGTGGGACAGGCGCGGAGAATCCTCCATGAAGCCCTTACCTATGCCGAGACGCGGGAACAGTTCGGGCAGAAGATCTCGCAGTTCCAGCTGGTTCAGGCGATGCTGGCTGACAGCCAGGCCGAGCTCTACGCCACGGAATGCATGGTGGCAGACACGGCGCGCCGCTACGACAACAGCGAGACGGTCGCCAAACAGGCCTCCTGCTGCAAGATGTACGCCTCGGAAATGGTCGGCCGCGTCGCCGACCGGGCCGTGCAGATTTTTGGCGGCGCGGGCTACTTGCGCGATTCTGGTATCGAGAGATTCTACCGGGACGTGCGGGTGATGCGCATCTACGAGGGCACCACCCAGATCCAGCAACTGGTCATCGCGCGCGCCATGCTGCGCGAACATGCGGGGATGGTCGCGCAATGA
- a CDS encoding AMP-binding protein, whose translation MSTIVFGENRLDGGELPERGRKAAAVLRSYGIDRSDAVALLLRNGLTFVEASAALQHLGCYVLPINWHAAHAEIAHVLRDAGVKALIAHDDLLTHEVRERLPGIPIFVVDRQSDTGSGGRDPDWTAPAGTIDWRALVVAQVPIETVPAVAAESLFYTSGTSGLPKGVRRAVPNPDQVPAIARMRHAITRIGKASRVLLTAPMYHTAPNMYATRAVREAELLVLPARFDPHEFLALIEKHRITDLYAVSTIFTRLLALPQQHRAQYDLSSLESVLHAGSPCPVSVKRAMIAWLGPKLIEYYGSTEHGPLTFVTAPEWMERPGTVGRAIDGVTLAIFDDEGNAVPAGVAGEVYGANANYPDFTYNNDAAARAVLDRQGLIATGDVGYFDADGYLFLCDRKRDMVISGGVNIYPVEIENAAMGYSGIADCAVFGVPDAEFGEALALLAEAHPGSDLQESDLRAHLAKHLPRFKQPKIVEIRGSLPRDDSGKIRKRVLREPYWAGYTNRI comes from the coding sequence ATGAGCACAATCGTCTTCGGCGAGAACCGGTTGGATGGGGGCGAACTGCCCGAACGAGGTCGAAAGGCTGCAGCAGTTCTACGTTCATACGGGATTGACCGCTCTGATGCTGTCGCGCTGCTTCTGCGCAACGGGCTGACATTCGTGGAGGCAAGCGCAGCTTTGCAGCATCTCGGCTGCTACGTGTTGCCTATCAACTGGCATGCTGCGCATGCCGAGATCGCACATGTCCTGCGTGACGCCGGGGTCAAGGCGCTCATCGCGCATGACGACCTGCTGACCCACGAGGTGCGGGAACGGCTTCCCGGCATTCCCATCTTTGTTGTCGACCGCCAAAGCGACACTGGTTCGGGCGGGCGCGACCCCGACTGGACCGCTCCTGCCGGTACGATCGACTGGCGCGCCCTCGTCGTGGCGCAGGTACCCATTGAGACCGTCCCCGCCGTGGCCGCTGAAAGCCTGTTCTACACCTCCGGCACCTCGGGCCTGCCGAAGGGCGTCCGGCGCGCGGTCCCGAATCCGGATCAGGTCCCCGCCATTGCGCGGATGCGGCATGCCATCACCCGGATCGGCAAGGCATCCCGTGTACTCCTGACGGCGCCGATGTATCACACGGCGCCGAACATGTATGCGACGCGTGCGGTCCGCGAAGCGGAATTGCTGGTTCTACCAGCACGTTTCGACCCCCACGAATTCCTCGCACTCATCGAGAAGCACAGGATTACTGATCTCTACGCGGTCTCGACCATCTTCACGCGGCTCCTCGCGCTGCCGCAGCAGCATCGCGCGCAGTATGATCTGTCTTCGCTTGAAAGCGTTCTGCACGCCGGCAGTCCCTGTCCGGTCAGCGTGAAGAGGGCGATGATCGCGTGGCTCGGTCCCAAGCTGATCGAATATTACGGGTCGACCGAGCATGGCCCGCTGACATTCGTCACCGCGCCCGAATGGATGGAGCGTCCCGGTACCGTCGGCCGCGCGATTGACGGGGTCACGCTGGCGATTTTCGACGACGAAGGCAACGCCGTGCCGGCGGGCGTCGCGGGCGAGGTCTATGGCGCCAACGCAAACTACCCCGATTTCACCTACAACAACGATGCCGCAGCACGCGCGGTTCTCGACCGGCAGGGCCTCATCGCGACTGGCGACGTCGGCTATTTTGACGCCGATGGCTACCTGTTCCTGTGCGATCGCAAGCGTGACATGGTGATCTCGGGCGGCGTCAACATCTATCCTGTGGAGATCGAGAACGCAGCCATGGGCTACAGCGGCATCGCCGATTGCGCCGTATTCGGGGTTCCTGATGCCGAGTTTGGCGAGGCGCTAGCCTTGCTGGCGGAAGCACACCCGGGCTCAGACCTTCAGGAAAGCGACCTGCGAGCCCACTTGGCGAAACACCTGCCGCGCTTCAAGCAGCCGAAGATTGTTGAAATCCGTGGCTCCCTGCCCCGCGATGACAGCGGCAAGATCCGCAAGCGCGTCCTGCGCGAGCCCTATTGGGCCGGTTATACCAATAGAATCTAG